TTGGGTTTATTTTTACTAATCTATCCATAAGCACATAGCTAAGGCATTTATCTTCTTCTGAGCTCACCATCGTTGTTTTTCGTTCAATCAAGTCATCAATTATAGCTCTTAATAACGGTGTTAATGGGATCATACACGCGTGTTTAGGAAACTTTTCACTCAACTCTGCCGTAATATTAATGGCGCAATATTCGATGTCACTCCGATTAAATGCTCGGTGCTTTTGGTGAGGAGGAGTCCAAATCGTATAGTTTGCAGGGCACACCATTTTCTGTTGATCGACTTCCATTTCTAACACGCCTTGCTTAATTAAATGCAACTGCCCCCAAGAATACGAATGTGGCAAAGTTTCTGTTTTTGCTTCAATAAAAAAATAGTGGCAGAACACATCTGTTGGCAGTGTTTCTGTCAATTTAGGCATGAATTTTTTATATGTCGTAATCGCTATATCCGGTGTCATAAATGGTATACCACTGATCTCTGTATTAGTGTGACAATTCTGTTAATTATCAATAACAGAGATTATTATGAATTTATTTTTCCCAATCACTGCTGTATTTATTTGGGCAGCAAACGCAGTAGTAAGTAAACTAGCCACTGGCGCAATAGAACCGGGGGCAATTGCTTTTTATCGCTGGCTTTTCGCTTTATTTATCTTGCTTCCGTTTTGTGTAAAACCGGTATGGCAACAACGACAATTAATAGTGAAGCATTTAGGTAAGCTCGCTATTCTTGCTTCACTTGGCATGGTATTAAATCAATGCCTTGCTTATTATGCTGCACACACAACCAGTGCAACCAACATCGCCGTTTTTTTATCCTTAATGCCCCTATTCAGTTTATTTCTAGCCGTGCCTTTATTAGGTAAACAGTTAAAGCAACAAGCATTAATAGGAG
The Aliivibrio salmonicida LFI1238 genome window above contains:
- a CDS encoding AraC family transcriptional regulator, with the protein product MTPDIAITTYKKFMPKLTETLPTDVFCHYFFIEAKTETLPHSYSWGQLHLIKQGVLEMEVDQQKMVCPANYTIWTPPHQKHRAFNRSDIEYCAINITAELSEKFPKHACMIPLTPLLRAIIDDLIERKTTMVSSEEDKCLSYVLMDRLVKINPIEIYLPSTQDKLLAPILTQLEETPEDDSSLSVWAKRVFSTERTLARRFQKELKMSFNDWRQRAKLVKAMTLLKESISINEIAYQLGYSQGSSFIKMFRKHTGVTPEQFRKQNETLTVEITSK